The following are encoded in a window of Vigna unguiculata cultivar IT97K-499-35 chromosome 8, ASM411807v1, whole genome shotgun sequence genomic DNA:
- the LOC114193453 gene encoding homeobox-leucine zipper protein HAT9-like, with product MSFHETPNIGLGLGLGLGLGLVTFHDESENCMKSDGHNKIRRVENPSNGNNTYPSLTLGPPEDDEHDHDHDRDEVKNDQPSSKTESYEYFRPQVSSPSVVSSFSNSSSIKRERDQAMGEEFDVEVEKFQTRVTDADEDGNPRKKLRLTKEQSAILEENFREHSTLNPKQKQELAMKLNLRTRQVEVWFQNRRARTKLKQTESDCDVLKKCCESLTEENKRLQKEVQELKSMQAMAMPLYMQIPAATLSLCPSCERISATKSEDENANNTTSSLLFPSKTHHHHFYKSNYPFSHSSSAAC from the exons ATGAGTTTTCATGAAACACCAAACATAGGACTTGGTCTTGGTCTTGGTCTTGGTCTTGGTCTTGTTACCTTCCATGATGAATCAGAGAACTGCATGAAGAGTGATGGCCACAACAAGATCAGAAGGGTGGAGAATCCATCAAACGGTAACAACACATACCCTTCACTTACTTTAGGACCACCAGAAGATGATGAACATGATCATGATCATGATCGTGATGAAGTGAAAAATGATCAACCAAGTTCAAAGACCGAGTCCTATGAATACTTTCGACCACAGGTTTCTTCTCCCAGTGTGGTTTCTTCGTTTTCCAACTCCTCTAGCATCAAGAGGGAGCGAGATCAGGCCATGGGAGAAGAATTTGATGTAGAAGTAGAGAAATTTCAGACAAGGGTAACAGATGCTGATGAAGATGGTAACCCCAGAAAGAAACTTAGACTCACCAAAGAACAATCAGCAATCTTGGAAGAAAACTTCAGAGAACATTCTACTCTCAATCCg AAGCAAAAGCAAGAATTGGCAATGAAGCTGAATCTGCGAACCAGACAAGTAGAGGTGTGGTTTCAGAACAGGAGAGCCAG GACGAAGCTAAAACAAACTGAGTCAGATTGTGATGTATTGAAGAAGTGTTGTGAGAGTCTGACAGAAGAAAACAAGAGGCTGCAAAAGGAGGTTCAAGAACTGAAGTCAATGCAAGCAATGGCAATGCCTCTTTACATGCAGATTCCAGCAGCCACACTTTCCCTGTGCCCTTCTTGTGAGAGAATTTCTGCTACTAAAAGTGAAGATGAAAATGCCAACAACACTACTTCTTCATTACTTTTTCCTTCAAAAACTCATCATCACCACTTTTACAAAAGTAACTATCCATTCTCTCACTCTTCATCTGCAGCATGCTAA